One Streptomyces sp. ML-6 genomic region harbors:
- a CDS encoding type I polyketide synthase — protein MGARTPVAIVGMDAFFPGATDLDAYWRNIVGGVDAITQVPDDGWDAGFYAPGATGGDRRSDRIYCRRGGFVDRTAEFDVARFGIMPSSVAGTEPDQLIALEVAHRSLQDAGGTDVLPSARERAGIVLGRGGYLTPGLVRLDQRVRTAHQLVRTLGELAPQLGADQLERVRAAFTEQLGPEQPESAIGLVPNLVASRVANRLDLRGPAYTVDAACASSLIAVDHAVRELVSGRCDLMLAGGVHHCHDITLWSVFNQLGALSPSERIRPFHQGADGVLIGEGTGVVVLKRLADAERDGDRIYAVVTGTGVAGDGRSASLLAPDPGGQVRAVRQAWQAAGLDPRAAGSIGLLEAHGTATPAGDKAELATLAEVFGPSGEGERAVIGSVKSMIGHTMPAAGIAGLIKAALAVHHGVLPPTLHCEDPHPALADTRFAPLAKARPWQDPAGGAPRRAGVNAFGFGGINAHVVLEQPATAAPRTAGRVTVSEPERVLRLAADTVDELAGLLAADDASVLAAGRDERAPGGGPVRLGIVDPTGRRLKLARRAVAKGVPWRGRTDVWFTPRPVLGAGGRTVFVFPGLEAEFTPRVEELAARFGLSWTFGSDARVGDVGRHGTAVFQLGRLLDTALRRVGVVPDAVAGHSVGEWTAMACGGIHAADEVDAFLSAFDPDALRVPGVAFGVLGMSAQRVLEELGDREDVVLSHDNAPQQSMICGPEEAVAELVHRFRSQGVICQVLPFRSGFHTPLLAPYLGPIRAAAERYSLHPQTTPVWSATTAAPFPAEADAVRELFVRHLLEPVRFRQTVLALHEAGFRAFVQLGAGQLGSLIDDTLAGRDRLVVSAHSTSHDSLAQLRRVVTALWTEGAAPDVTPLLAPGTAGAGAPVAVRAARPGRPGVRLDLGGALVSLPAREHGLLARTSGAGLGAGLGAGLGAGVAAPVPGTPGDPLSAELSALLDDTASVARELIGARALARRAPAARPGRGAPVRRPAGPPPSAGVPAPPTSPAPSTPPARPAPPTRPTPSVRPAGAEQVLRVDVAEMPYLLDHCFFRQRPGWPDEGDRWPVVPATTVITHLMEFAERARPGTRAVAVHDVRLLKWIAAIPSVRVPVEVRDVAPDRVEVALSAYSRAVVELAPQYTAAPAVWPTDPAAERRPELRAEQLYTDRWMFHGPRFQGVSELTAEADHYVRGVLTTPEAPGALLDNVGQLLGYWIMSKLDERTTVFPVAMERIRFFGPHPAPGTRLTCAIRITDVTGSTLTADMQLSHEGRVWAEFTGWQDRRFDNDATMRAVDRFPGRNTLSEPRPGGWLSVHERWPDLATRELVMRNMLGGAEREVYDGLKPMVRRRWLLGRIAAKDAVRTLLWQEGRGDIYPAELAVHNAASGRPLVRGVYGCELGEGLVVSLAHCGDIGVAVARRGPCGIDVEEVVDRPRGTVTASCDPAELALLDGLVAADGEGGAVWFTRFWTAKEAVSKRLGTGLRGRPADFRVVSATSERLEVVAEGVTYEVKSTEMTGGAREPDGRRYVVAWTADDKTTGIQDEH, from the coding sequence GTGGGCGCACGCACACCGGTCGCCATCGTCGGCATGGACGCCTTCTTCCCGGGCGCCACCGATCTGGACGCCTACTGGCGCAACATCGTCGGCGGGGTGGACGCCATCACCCAGGTGCCGGACGACGGCTGGGACGCCGGTTTCTACGCACCGGGCGCCACCGGCGGGGACCGGCGCAGCGACCGGATCTACTGCCGGCGCGGCGGGTTCGTGGACCGGACGGCCGAGTTCGACGTGGCCCGGTTCGGGATCATGCCGTCGTCGGTGGCGGGCACCGAGCCGGACCAGCTGATCGCCCTGGAGGTGGCACACCGCTCGCTCCAGGACGCGGGGGGCACCGATGTGCTGCCGTCCGCGCGGGAACGGGCCGGGATCGTGCTGGGCCGCGGCGGCTATCTGACGCCCGGCCTGGTCCGCCTGGACCAACGGGTGCGCACCGCGCACCAGTTGGTCCGGACGCTGGGCGAGCTCGCCCCGCAGCTCGGCGCCGACCAGCTGGAGCGGGTGCGGGCGGCGTTCACCGAGCAGCTCGGCCCCGAGCAGCCGGAGTCCGCGATCGGGCTCGTGCCGAACCTGGTGGCCTCCCGGGTCGCCAACCGGCTCGACCTGCGCGGACCCGCGTACACGGTCGACGCGGCGTGCGCGTCCTCGCTGATCGCGGTCGACCACGCGGTGCGCGAACTGGTCTCCGGGCGCTGCGACCTGATGCTGGCGGGTGGGGTGCATCACTGCCACGACATCACGCTGTGGAGCGTCTTCAACCAGCTCGGGGCGCTCTCCCCCTCCGAGCGGATCCGCCCCTTCCACCAGGGCGCGGACGGGGTGCTGATCGGCGAGGGCACCGGGGTGGTCGTCCTGAAGCGGCTCGCCGACGCCGAACGGGACGGGGACCGAATCTACGCCGTGGTCACCGGCACCGGGGTGGCCGGCGACGGCCGTTCGGCCAGTCTGCTCGCCCCGGACCCGGGCGGCCAGGTCCGGGCGGTGCGCCAGGCGTGGCAGGCCGCCGGGCTCGACCCCCGGGCCGCCGGTTCGATCGGTCTGCTGGAGGCGCACGGCACCGCGACCCCGGCCGGAGACAAGGCCGAACTCGCCACGCTCGCCGAGGTGTTCGGCCCTTCCGGGGAGGGCGAGCGGGCGGTCATCGGCTCGGTGAAGTCGATGATCGGGCACACGATGCCCGCCGCCGGAATCGCCGGTCTGATCAAGGCGGCGCTGGCGGTGCACCACGGGGTGCTGCCTCCGACGCTGCACTGCGAGGACCCGCATCCGGCGCTCGCGGACACCCGGTTCGCCCCGTTGGCGAAGGCGCGCCCCTGGCAGGACCCGGCGGGCGGTGCGCCGCGCCGGGCGGGGGTGAACGCGTTCGGCTTCGGCGGCATCAACGCCCACGTGGTGCTGGAGCAGCCGGCTACGGCCGCGCCCCGGACGGCGGGCCGGGTGACGGTGAGCGAGCCGGAGCGGGTGCTGCGGCTGGCCGCCGACACGGTCGACGAACTGGCCGGGCTGCTGGCCGCCGACGACGCCTCGGTCCTGGCCGCGGGCCGGGACGAGCGGGCCCCGGGCGGCGGTCCGGTGCGGCTGGGCATCGTCGACCCGACCGGGCGCAGGCTGAAGCTGGCCCGCCGGGCCGTGGCCAAGGGCGTGCCCTGGCGGGGCCGTACCGACGTGTGGTTCACTCCACGTCCGGTGCTGGGGGCCGGCGGCCGGACCGTGTTCGTCTTCCCCGGCCTGGAGGCCGAATTCACCCCGCGTGTCGAGGAGTTGGCCGCCCGTTTCGGACTTTCCTGGACTTTCGGCTCCGACGCGCGCGTCGGTGACGTGGGGCGGCACGGCACCGCCGTCTTCCAGCTGGGCCGGTTGCTGGACACCGCGCTGCGCCGGGTGGGCGTGGTCCCGGACGCCGTCGCCGGGCACAGCGTGGGCGAGTGGACGGCGATGGCCTGCGGCGGCATCCACGCGGCCGACGAGGTCGACGCGTTCCTCTCGGCCTTCGATCCGGACGCGTTGCGCGTGCCGGGCGTTGCCTTCGGGGTGCTGGGCATGTCCGCGCAGCGGGTGCTGGAGGAGCTCGGGGACCGCGAGGACGTGGTGCTCTCGCACGACAACGCGCCGCAGCAGTCGATGATCTGCGGCCCCGAGGAGGCGGTGGCCGAGCTCGTGCACCGCTTCCGCTCCCAGGGGGTCATCTGCCAGGTGCTGCCCTTCCGTTCCGGTTTCCACACCCCGCTGCTCGCACCGTACCTGGGGCCGATCCGCGCGGCCGCCGAACGCTACTCGCTGCACCCGCAGACCACCCCGGTCTGGTCCGCGACGACCGCCGCGCCCTTCCCGGCCGAGGCGGACGCGGTGCGCGAACTGTTCGTACGCCATCTGCTGGAGCCCGTCCGCTTCCGGCAGACGGTGCTCGCACTGCACGAGGCCGGGTTCCGGGCCTTCGTGCAGCTCGGCGCGGGCCAGCTCGGCTCGCTCATCGACGACACCCTCGCCGGGCGGGACCGGCTGGTCGTCTCCGCGCACTCCACCTCACACGACAGCCTGGCGCAGCTGCGCCGGGTGGTGACCGCGCTGTGGACGGAGGGGGCCGCCCCCGACGTCACCCCGCTGCTCGCTCCCGGCACGGCCGGGGCCGGTGCCCCGGTGGCGGTGCGCGCCGCGCGCCCCGGCCGTCCGGGGGTGCGGCTGGACCTCGGCGGGGCGCTGGTGTCGCTGCCCGCGCGGGAACACGGCCTGCTCGCCCGGACCTCCGGGGCCGGTCTCGGTGCCGGTCTCGGGGCCGGTCTCGGGGCCGGTGTCGCCGCGCCGGTTCCCGGTACGCCGGGCGACCCGCTGAGCGCCGAACTGTCCGCGCTGCTCGACGACACCGCGTCGGTGGCCAGAGAACTCATCGGTGCCCGCGCTCTCGCCCGTCGCGCCCCCGCCGCCCGGCCGGGGCGCGGGGCGCCGGTCCGGCGCCCCGCGGGTCCCCCGCCGTCCGCCGGGGTCCCGGCTCCCCCGACTTCTCCGGCTCCCTCAACCCCTCCGGCACGTCCGGCACCCCCAACACGTCCGACACCTTCGGTTCGTCCGGCCGGGGCGGAACAGGTGCTGCGGGTGGACGTGGCCGAGATGCCCTACCTGCTGGACCACTGCTTCTTCCGGCAGCGTCCCGGCTGGCCCGACGAGGGGGACCGCTGGCCCGTGGTGCCCGCCACCACGGTCATCACCCACCTCATGGAGTTCGCCGAACGGGCCCGCCCCGGGACGCGCGCGGTCGCCGTCCACGACGTGCGGCTGCTGAAGTGGATCGCCGCGATCCCGTCGGTGCGGGTGCCGGTGGAGGTGCGGGACGTGGCGCCGGACCGGGTCGAGGTGGCCCTGAGCGCCTACTCCCGGGCGGTCGTCGAGCTGGCCCCGCAGTACACCGCCGCCCCGGCCGTGTGGCCCACCGACCCGGCCGCGGAGCGGCGGCCCGAGCTGCGCGCGGAACAGCTGTACACGGACCGGTGGATGTTCCACGGCCCCCGCTTCCAGGGGGTGAGCGAACTGACGGCCGAGGCCGACCACTACGTACGGGGGGTGCTGACCACTCCCGAGGCCCCCGGCGCGCTGCTGGACAACGTGGGTCAGCTGCTCGGCTACTGGATCATGTCGAAGCTCGACGAGCGCACCACGGTCTTCCCCGTGGCCATGGAACGGATCCGTTTCTTCGGCCCCCATCCCGCCCCCGGCACCCGGCTGACCTGCGCCATCCGCATCACCGATGTGACCGGATCGACGCTGACCGCCGACATGCAGCTCAGTCACGAGGGCCGGGTGTGGGCCGAGTTCACCGGCTGGCAGGACCGGCGTTTCGACAACGACGCGACGATGCGCGCGGTCGACCGCTTCCCCGGCCGCAACACCCTCTCCGAGCCGCGCCCCGGCGGCTGGCTGTCGGTCCACGAGCGCTGGCCCGACCTGGCCACCCGCGAGCTGGTGATGCGCAACATGCTGGGCGGCGCGGAACGCGAGGTGTACGACGGGCTGAAGCCCATGGTCCGCCGCCGCTGGCTGCTCGGCCGGATCGCCGCCAAGGACGCGGTGCGCACCCTGTTGTGGCAGGAGGGCCGCGGCGACATCTATCCGGCGGAGCTGGCCGTGCACAACGCCGCGTCCGGCCGGCCACTGGTCCGCGGGGTGTACGGGTGCGAGCTGGGCGAGGGCCTGGTCGTGTCGCTCGCGCACTGCGGGGACATCGGTGTGGCCGTCGCCCGCCGGGGGCCCTGCGGGATCGACGTCGAGGAGGTCGTCGACCGCCCGCGGGGCACCGTGACGGCCTCCTGCGATCCAGCGGAACTGGCCCTTCTCGACGGGCTGGTGGCGGCGGACGGGGAGGGCGGGGCGGTCTGGTTCACCCGGTTCTGGACGGCCAAGGAAGCGGTCTCCAAGCGGCTCGGGACCGGGCTGCGGGGCCGACCCGCCGACTTCCGGGTGGTGTCCGCGACCTCCGAACGGCTGGAGGTCGTGGCCGAGGGCGTGACCTACGAGGTGAAGAGCACCGAAATGACCGGCGGTGCACGGGAGCCGGACGGGCGGCGGTACGTCGTCGCCTGGACGGCGGACGACAAAACGACAGGAATCCAGGATGAGCACTGA
- a CDS encoding acyl carrier protein, with protein sequence MLRDLLAEEGLDDVEIDRETTFHDDLELESIDLVTLAGSLREHYGEKVNVALFVADLELDEIIALTVGQLVDYVTESLRAAS encoded by the coding sequence ATGCTCCGCGACCTGCTGGCCGAGGAGGGATTGGACGACGTCGAGATCGACCGGGAGACCACGTTCCACGACGACCTCGAACTGGAGAGCATCGACCTGGTCACGCTCGCCGGTTCGCTGCGCGAGCACTACGGCGAGAAGGTCAACGTGGCCCTGTTCGTCGCCGATCTGGAACTCGACGAGATCATCGCCCTGACAGTGGGGCAGCTCGTCGACTACGTGACGGAATCGCTTCGGGCCGCTTCATGA
- a CDS encoding alpha/beta hydrolase: MSKIRTGEIVTHVQRLPATAAPAHGGEPQVVVFVHGLLTDSLASYYFTLGPAFAAAGHDVVMYDLRGHGRSDRPRTGYRLEAFVDDLAALLDGLEITGRVHLVGNSFGGTVAAGFAAWYPDRVATITMIESEPPVALWNEHMAAGLADARTHLVLEESLSWIAAHHGAHTARLSRNAGRILRTTTLAEDVPLSRTIDDDLSALTCPLLAVFGDESGLSAQAPDLEKRVAGCRTVILPEQGHSVLVEQPAVTRDLVLEWIAEHTPAGALR; the protein is encoded by the coding sequence ATGTCCAAGATCCGTACCGGCGAGATCGTCACCCATGTGCAGCGCTTACCGGCCACGGCCGCGCCCGCCCACGGCGGTGAGCCCCAGGTCGTCGTCTTCGTGCACGGGCTGCTGACCGACAGCCTCGCCAGTTACTACTTCACGCTCGGCCCCGCCTTCGCCGCCGCCGGGCACGACGTCGTCATGTACGACCTGCGCGGCCACGGGCGCAGCGACCGGCCGCGCACCGGCTACCGGCTGGAGGCGTTCGTCGACGACCTGGCGGCGCTGCTGGACGGCCTGGAGATCACCGGCCGGGTGCACCTGGTCGGCAATTCCTTCGGCGGGACGGTGGCCGCCGGTTTCGCCGCCTGGTACCCGGACCGGGTGGCCACGATCACGATGATCGAGTCCGAGCCGCCGGTCGCCCTGTGGAACGAGCACATGGCGGCGGGGCTCGCGGACGCCAGGACGCACCTGGTGCTGGAGGAGTCCCTCAGCTGGATCGCCGCCCACCACGGCGCGCACACCGCCCGGTTGTCCCGCAACGCCGGCCGGATCCTGCGGACGACGACGCTCGCCGAGGACGTGCCGCTGAGCCGGACCATCGACGACGACCTGTCCGCGCTGACCTGCCCGCTGCTCGCCGTCTTCGGCGACGAGTCGGGGCTCAGCGCCCAGGCGCCGGACCTGGAGAAGCGGGTGGCCGGCTGCCGCACGGTGATCCTGCCGGAGCAGGGCCATTCGGTCCTGGTCGAACAGCCCGCCGTCACCCGCGATCTCGTCCTGGAATGGATCGCCGAGCACACCCCGGCGGGAGCGTTGCGGTGA
- a CDS encoding glycosyltransferase: MTRFLLVVPPLVGHTNPLVGVADELAGRGHDVAWCGNAEQLGRLVGGGARIYDCPMPRDEHMVRPPGLTGPAAFRFLWENFFVPLADAMAPGVDAAVEDFRPDLVLTDQHTLAGSLTAERRGVVHVTSASTSAELVDPLAAFPKIGAWLRELMNGLRHRIGDPRAEGDPRFSPYGVVAFTGRELIGDAPLPHDRVRLVGPVIAPRPGDGGFPWEALDGDRELVLVSLGTANTDAGGRFLREAVTALDSLRDRVQGVVVDPGGLLEDVPDGILVREYVPQLDLLARASAVVSHGGHNTVCESLWHGLPLVLAPIRDDQPIVTEQVVTAGAGVRVRFGRVDAARLRTALETVLDDTGGHRTAARAIGRSLRAAGGRRAAADLVEHVAAGTPVHG, translated from the coding sequence GTGACGCGTTTCCTGCTGGTCGTACCGCCGCTGGTCGGTCACACCAACCCGCTGGTCGGGGTTGCCGACGAGCTGGCCGGGCGCGGGCACGACGTCGCCTGGTGCGGGAACGCCGAGCAGCTCGGACGACTCGTGGGCGGGGGCGCCCGGATCTACGACTGCCCGATGCCGCGCGACGAGCACATGGTCCGGCCCCCGGGGCTGACCGGCCCGGCCGCGTTCCGGTTCCTGTGGGAGAACTTCTTCGTCCCCCTGGCCGACGCCATGGCCCCAGGGGTGGACGCCGCCGTCGAGGACTTCCGGCCCGACCTCGTCCTCACCGACCAGCACACGCTGGCCGGCTCGCTCACCGCGGAGCGGCGGGGCGTCGTGCACGTCACCTCGGCCAGCACCTCGGCCGAACTCGTCGATCCGCTCGCCGCGTTCCCGAAGATCGGTGCGTGGCTGCGGGAGCTGATGAACGGGCTGCGCCACCGCATCGGGGATCCCCGCGCCGAGGGCGACCCGCGGTTCTCCCCGTACGGGGTGGTGGCCTTCACCGGGCGCGAGCTGATCGGTGACGCGCCGCTGCCGCACGACCGGGTCCGGCTGGTCGGCCCGGTCATCGCGCCGCGCCCCGGCGACGGCGGCTTCCCCTGGGAGGCGCTGGACGGGGACCGCGAACTGGTGCTGGTCTCGCTGGGCACCGCCAACACCGACGCCGGGGGCCGTTTCCTGAGGGAAGCGGTCACCGCCCTGGACTCGCTCCGCGACCGGGTCCAGGGCGTGGTCGTCGACCCCGGGGGCCTGCTGGAGGATGTCCCGGACGGCATCCTCGTACGGGAGTACGTGCCGCAGCTCGACCTGCTGGCGCGGGCCTCCGCGGTGGTGTCGCACGGCGGGCACAACACCGTCTGCGAGTCGCTGTGGCACGGGCTGCCGCTGGTCCTGGCACCGATCCGGGACGATCAGCCGATCGTCACCGAGCAGGTCGTCACGGCGGGCGCCGGCGTCCGGGTCCGTTTCGGGCGGGTCGACGCGGCCCGGCTGCGGACGGCGCTGGAGACCGTGCTGGACGACACCGGGGGGCACCGCACCGCGGCCCGCGCCATCGGCCGCTCCCTGCGGGCGGCCGGCGGCCGGCGGGCCGCGGCCGACCTCGTGGAACACGTCGCGGCCGGCACACCCGTACACGGTTAG